CGACCCCGCCGCCCTCACTGTCAAGCAGATGGACGGGTGGACGAAGTCCTTCGACAACTGGGCGACCTGCGACACCGCGTGCTTCTGCCTCTATGACCGCTCGCCCCTCGCATGGGGCCGCATCGAGCCGTGGGCGAAGTCCAGGCACGAGTTCGTCAAGCGCGCCGCCTTCGCCACCCTTGCCGGCCTGGCCGGTCACGACAAGTGGGCGAGCGACGAGCAGTTCCTCGCCTTCCTGCCGCTGATCGAGCGCTGCGCCGATGATGATCGCAACTTCGTCAAGAAGGGTGTCAGCTGGGCGCTGCGGGCGATGGGGGTGCGCCGCCCCTCACTCCGGCCCGCGTGCACCGAGCTCGCCCAGCGCCTCGCCGCCTCCGACAACCCCACCACTCGCTGGATCGGCAAGGACGCGCTGGGGGACTTCGCAAAGGCGAATGCGCGGAAGAGGTCCAAACTGACGCGCACATCTCCGTAGGTCAGATAGGACCTAGAGGACGTAGGGGCCCTATCAGACCTACTTGACCTGCCCCTACATCCGCTCCAGAGTCGGAATCCCCAGCACGTGCAGCCCATCCTCCAGCACGCGCCCCGTCACCGCCGCCAGCTTCAGCCGCCCGCGCCGCTGCTCTTCGGTCTCGGCCGCCAGCACCGGGCAGTTCTCGTAGAAGGCGCTGAACGTCGACGCGAGGTCGTACAGGTACTGGCACATCCGGTGCGGCTCGCACAGGTCCGCCACGCTCCGCACCGTCGCCGGGTACCGCAGCAGCGCCAGGGCGAGTTGCTTCTCCGCCGGTGCGCTCACGCTTGGAGGCGTGCTCTCCCAGCCGCCGGCGACGCCGCGCTCGGCCGCCTTGCGGAAGATGCTCTTGATCCGCACGAGGGCATTGAGCAGGTACGGCCCGGTATTGCCCTCGAACGAGAGCATCCGGTCGAAGCTGAACATGTAGTCCTTCACGCGGTCGGTCGACAGGTCCGCGTACTTGAGCGCGGCGATGCCCACCGCCTCCGCGATCTTCCGCGCCTGCTCGGGCGCCTCCTCCGGGTTGCGCTGCATCACCGCCGCGGTGGCGCGCGTGATCATCTCCTCGATCAGGTCCGACAGCTTCACGCTCTCGCCCGACCGCGTCTTGAACGGCCGCCCGTCCTCCCCCAGCACCGCGCCGAAGCCCGCGTGCTCCATCACGGCGTCCTCGCCGGTGCCCGCGTTCTTTGCGTACCCCGCCCGCTTGCTGGCGAAGAACACCTGCCGCAGGTGCAGGTTCTGCCGCAGATCCACGGCGTACACGATCCGCTCCGCCCCCAGCTTCTGCACGCGCCGCCGCACGGCACAGATATCCGTCGTCGCGTACAGGTACCCGCCGTCGGTCTTGCGGATCAGGCACGGCTCCTTGATCCCGCCCCACTCGGGCTTGTCCAGCCGGATCACCAGCGCCCCCTGGTCCACCTCCGCCACCCCCCGCTGCTCCAGGTCCGCCACCATGGGCGAGAGCTCATCGGCGTAGCTCGACTCGCCCGCGTTGTGCGCCTCCGTCACGGCCACATTGAGCACGCGGCAGACCGAGAGGCACTCGGCCATCGTCACGCTGTAGATCTTCTGCCACACCGCGTACGTCGCGGGCTCCTTCGCCTGCAGCTTCACCAGCGTCTGCCGCGCCTCGATGAAGTTCTCCGTCGCGCCGCCGACCTGCGCCTCCAGCTCCGCCTCCGCCTTGGGGCCCAGGCCGTACTTCTTGACCGCCTCCAGCCCCGCGAGGTCGCGCTGGCACTCCTGCTGCGCGGTCTTGTACGCACTATCGAGCTCATCAAGCGTCAGCGTGTCGATGTTGATCTTGCCCGCCGCGCTCAGCTTCATGAGACGTGCGGTCACCATCGCGATGGGCAGCCCCCAGTCGCCCACGTGGTTCTGCCGAATCACCTTCTCCCCCAGCCGCTCGAACGCCCGCGCGATCGCATCGCCGATCACCGGCGACCGGAGGTGCCCCACGTGCATCTGCTTCGCGAGGTTCACGCCCATCAGGTCCACGACCACCGTCTTCTGACGCGCGGGCTTCTCGATGCCCAGCCACGGCGTGTCCATCTGCTGCACCAGCGCCGCCAGAGCATCGCCCCGCAGCCGGATGTTGATGAACCCCGGCCCCGCGATGGACGCGGGGGTCAGCGCCTCCGCGATATCGCCGATCTGCACCGAGGCAACGATCTTCTCCGCCACCTCCCGCGGCTTCATCCCCAGCTTCTTGGCCAGCCCCATGGCCACGTTGGACTGGTAGTCGCCGAACTCCGGGTTCTTGCTCGCAGAGATCGCCGGGTCGGCATCAGCGGCCTGCGGGAACGCCGCCGCGATCCCCGCGCGGAACCGCTCCCCCAGCAGCTGCACAGGGTCCTTGGACGACGAGTTCGCACCAGTGTTCTCAGCCATAGGGGGCGATGATAGGTGCAGGTTCGGGGGCCGCAGACCCTGCGTGCCATGGCGACGTCTTCGTCACTGTGTCCTCCCGCTCCCTTCACCTTCACATCCCCGACCCGTCAGACCCGCCCCTCGCCTTCCGCTCTCCGCTTTCCGGTTTCCGGTTTCCGGTTTTCCCACACCCCCTCCACCGCAACCCTTGCGCGTTGGCAACCACCAACTCCCCCGCTACCTTGCCTTCACGCATGGACGCGTCACCCACCCCACCATCGCTGCCGTTCCACATCGCTCGGGCCTACGCGCCGTCGACGCCGGTCCGCCCTGCGCCCGCCGCGCCGATCACCACCGCCAGCGGCGTAACCGTCCGCCCCAGCGGCGACTCCGTGCAGCTCTCCGGCCACCGCCCACAGCCGCTCCAGCAGAACGTCGCCCGCCTCGCCGCTGCGAAGGTGCAGCAGACGCCCGACTTCGTTGCCCCCGCGCCCACGCCCGGCACGCTCCCGATGTACCGCCACCCCGCGGACAAGAACGCGGCCGCAACCGGCGTGCAGGTCGGGCGGGTGATCGACTTCAGCGCGTGATTCCTGTCCTGGGTACCCCGCCGCTCCGCGGCGGTCTTCTCGCGACAGACTAACGGGTGCTGAAGTTGTGCGTGCTGCGTCAGACCATGCAACAGCGGAGGCCGCCGCGGAGCGGCTGGCCACCCAAAGCCGTCACTTCTTATTCAACTCCGCCGCCGTGAACATCTTCCCCGTGCTGTCACGTTCCCACGTCCAGCTCGGCCCGTGCTTCTTCTCGTAGAACTCCCACAGCTCGAACCAGTAACTGCGGAACGCGTGCCGCCCCATCGGCGCGAAGTGCTCGTGGATCTTCTTCATGATCTGCGCCGAGCTCCCCGTCATCCCCAGCACCGCCTTCCCGTGCCGCACGCTCTCCGTGTCGCAGGGCAGCCGGTGGTACCGCCCCAGCAGCTGCAGGATGTTCGCGGCCGCGTAAGGCCCGATCCCCGGCAGGTCGATCAGCGCCTCGTACAGCGGCTCATCCGGTGTCGCCGGGTCTTCCATCCACCCGACATCGATCCCCCCGCGCGACTTGGGCAGCGTGAACAGCTTCGCCAGCTCCACGATCCGTGCATCGCGGTAGCCCACGCGGCAGCGGGCCCGCAGCGTCGCCGGCCGCGTCCGCGCCAGCTTGGTCGCGGACGGGAACCCGTGCCGCTTCCCGCCCTTCACCTCGACCGCGTCACCGAGCACCTCGCAGATTCGCCGGTTCATGTTCACCGTGTTCGGCCAGGTGACGTTGCAGCTCGTCACCGTCTTGATCACATCCTCGAAAAGCGTCGGTGACC
The sequence above is drawn from the Phycisphaerales bacterium genome and encodes:
- a CDS encoding DNA alkylation repair protein; this translates as MNTRDALALIEQHADPKVAAGLDRFGITTGLRVLGMSIPTMRKLAKQIGQDHALAQKLWDSGVYEAQFIACFIADPAALTVKQMDGWTKSFDNWATCDTACFCLYDRSPLAWGRIEPWAKSRHEFVKRAAFATLAGLAGHDKWASDEQFLAFLPLIERCADDDRNFVKKGVSWALRAMGVRRPSLRPACTELAQRLAASDNPTTRWIGKDALGDFAKANARKRSKLTRTSP
- the argS gene encoding arginine--tRNA ligase; the protein is MAENTGANSSSKDPVQLLGERFRAGIAAAFPQAADADPAISASKNPEFGDYQSNVAMGLAKKLGMKPREVAEKIVASVQIGDIAEALTPASIAGPGFINIRLRGDALAALVQQMDTPWLGIEKPARQKTVVVDLMGVNLAKQMHVGHLRSPVIGDAIARAFERLGEKVIRQNHVGDWGLPIAMVTARLMKLSAAGKINIDTLTLDELDSAYKTAQQECQRDLAGLEAVKKYGLGPKAEAELEAQVGGATENFIEARQTLVKLQAKEPATYAVWQKIYSVTMAECLSVCRVLNVAVTEAHNAGESSYADELSPMVADLEQRGVAEVDQGALVIRLDKPEWGGIKEPCLIRKTDGGYLYATTDICAVRRRVQKLGAERIVYAVDLRQNLHLRQVFFASKRAGYAKNAGTGEDAVMEHAGFGAVLGEDGRPFKTRSGESVKLSDLIEEMITRATAAVMQRNPEEAPEQARKIAEAVGIAALKYADLSTDRVKDYMFSFDRMLSFEGNTGPYLLNALVRIKSIFRKAAERGVAGGWESTPPSVSAPAEKQLALALLRYPATVRSVADLCEPHRMCQYLYDLASTFSAFYENCPVLAAETEEQRRGRLKLAAVTGRVLEDGLHVLGIPTLERM